A genome region from Alicyclobacillus acidocaldarius subsp. acidocaldarius DSM 446 includes the following:
- the coaBC gene encoding bifunctional phosphopantothenoylcysteine decarboxylase/phosphopantothenate--cysteine ligase CoaBC, with product MEKKTILVGVGGGIAAYKSANLCSLLVKRGYEVQVLMTEHATRFIQPLTLQALTKHPVIFDTFAEPNPSEIAHIAVADRADLYVIAPATANLIAKLAHGLADDMVTTTALAATCPTVVAPAMNVHMFEHPAVQENLDILRRRGTLVLDPGEGPLACGYTGRGRMPEPEDIADVIEAVLHQERDLEGLSILITAGPTVEDIDPVRYLTNRSSGKMGYALAEQAARRGARVTLISGPTHLKPVPGARMVYVRSTEQMLHAVSEFFPEADAFISAAAPADFRPARTLEHKWKKSQGPLKLDLVETPDILLAASRAKRPGQVVVGFAAETDMPVDHARRKLVDKGLDLIVVNDVTKPGAGFEVDTNQVTLIGKDGSTEALPVMEKHRVADHILTRVRQVLRVSDGERPL from the coding sequence ATGGAGAAGAAGACCATCCTCGTCGGGGTGGGAGGAGGCATTGCGGCATACAAGTCCGCGAATCTGTGTTCACTCCTGGTCAAGCGCGGTTACGAGGTGCAGGTGCTGATGACCGAACACGCGACCCGGTTCATTCAGCCGCTCACCCTGCAGGCCCTGACCAAGCACCCGGTGATTTTCGACACGTTTGCCGAGCCCAATCCGTCGGAAATCGCGCACATCGCGGTGGCGGATCGCGCCGACCTGTACGTGATTGCGCCGGCGACGGCCAATCTCATCGCCAAGCTGGCGCACGGCCTGGCGGACGACATGGTCACCACCACTGCGCTTGCCGCGACCTGCCCCACGGTCGTGGCGCCAGCCATGAACGTGCACATGTTTGAGCACCCCGCTGTGCAGGAGAACCTGGACATTCTCCGCCGCCGGGGCACGCTCGTGCTGGATCCGGGCGAGGGGCCGCTCGCCTGCGGTTACACGGGCCGCGGGCGCATGCCCGAACCCGAGGACATCGCGGACGTGATTGAGGCTGTGCTCCACCAGGAGCGGGATTTGGAGGGCCTCTCCATCCTTATCACGGCCGGGCCGACGGTGGAGGACATCGACCCCGTCCGGTATCTGACCAATCGCTCGAGTGGCAAGATGGGGTATGCGCTCGCCGAGCAGGCCGCGCGCCGCGGCGCCCGCGTCACCTTGATCTCAGGCCCGACGCATCTCAAGCCCGTGCCGGGTGCCCGGATGGTCTACGTCCGCTCGACCGAGCAGATGCTGCACGCGGTGAGCGAGTTCTTTCCCGAGGCGGACGCGTTCATTTCCGCTGCGGCACCGGCCGACTTCCGGCCTGCCCGCACCTTGGAACATAAATGGAAAAAATCGCAAGGCCCACTGAAGCTCGATCTCGTCGAGACGCCCGACATCCTGCTCGCCGCGAGCCGCGCGAAGCGCCCTGGCCAAGTGGTGGTGGGCTTTGCGGCGGAGACGGACATGCCTGTGGACCATGCCCGGCGGAAGCTCGTCGACAAGGGCCTGGATCTCATCGTGGTGAACGATGTGACGAAGCCGGGCGCCGGCTTCGAGGTGGACACCAATCAGGTGACGCTTATCGGGAAGGACGGATCGACGGAGGCGCTGCCGGTGATGGAAAAGCATCGGGTGGCGGACCACATCCTGACCCGCGTGCGCCAAGTCCTTCGCGTGTCGGACGGTGAGCGGCCTTTATGA
- a CDS encoding calcium-translocating P-type ATPase, SERCA-type, which yields MEQQTWHAQSEAECLARLETSLDGLSQAEVERRREVHGLNLLHDGNKVSLLTVFFNQFRDFMTLVLIAATLISGLLGEYTDAVTIIAIVFLNGILGFVQEVRAERSLKALKELTAPVAKVRRDGAVVEVSAKELVPGDIVLLEDGDRVPADGRIVRARSLEVEESALTGESVPVAKDPRVRVPADSPLAERRNMVYMGTMVTRGRAEYVVTATGMQTEMGKIADLIDQSEDQETPLQKRLDQLGKTLVWISLGITVLVVVAGVMHGHALYEMFLAGVSLAVAAIPEGLPAIVTIALALGVQRMIKRNAIVRRLPSVETLGCATVICSDKTGTLTQNKMTVTQIYADGLYVDVTGSGHQLQGEFVANGRRIEPGRRAAFKSLVEIAAVCNQAHLEPGADGVSAQAVKGDPTEIALLVLAHKAGFAKPDSVYERVDERPFDADRKMMSVLVRSDDEWFAFVKGAPDVLLARCTHVLLGNREEPMGQSLCKQILAANEQMASRALRNLGFAYRRFRSAEEARQADWESELVFVGICGMIDPPRDEAKAAIAKAKSAGIRTVMITGDHQATATAIAKQLDILPPGGRVLTGADLESLDDKRLSNLVRDTYVYARVTPEHKLRIVRALQANHEVVAMTGDGVNDAPAIKQADIGIAMGQSGTDVAKEASSLILADDNYATIVAAVEEGRAIYDNIKKFIRYLLASNVGEILTMFLAMLAGWPLPLSPIQILWVNLVTDGLPAIALGVDAPEDDIMSRPPRNVHEGIFARGMAVKILSRGVLIGLATLAVFAWSLRQGAELAHAQTMAYATLTMAQLILVFDSRSLEGGILRRNPFENVWLLLAVLSSVALFACTMYIPRMAEVFHTTPLGPDDWAIVLVAAAVPTFALSVRRMGRNRLHKLQQRSGSDAAA from the coding sequence GTGGAACAACAAACGTGGCATGCGCAGAGCGAGGCCGAATGCCTCGCGCGACTCGAGACGTCGCTTGACGGGCTCTCCCAAGCGGAGGTGGAACGGCGGCGCGAGGTGCACGGGCTGAACCTGTTGCACGACGGCAACAAAGTGTCGCTGTTGACAGTGTTCTTCAATCAGTTTCGCGACTTCATGACGCTTGTGCTCATCGCGGCCACGCTCATCTCGGGCCTCCTCGGCGAATACACCGACGCGGTCACCATCATCGCCATCGTTTTTCTCAACGGCATCCTCGGCTTCGTGCAGGAAGTGCGCGCCGAGCGCTCGCTCAAGGCACTCAAGGAGCTCACGGCGCCGGTGGCCAAGGTGCGCCGCGACGGCGCAGTGGTGGAGGTCTCCGCGAAGGAGTTGGTGCCCGGAGACATCGTCCTGTTGGAGGATGGCGATCGCGTCCCCGCAGACGGCCGCATCGTTCGAGCGCGATCGCTCGAGGTCGAAGAGTCGGCGCTCACCGGGGAATCGGTGCCGGTGGCGAAGGATCCGCGCGTCCGGGTCCCGGCGGACAGCCCGCTTGCGGAGCGGCGGAACATGGTGTACATGGGGACGATGGTGACCCGCGGCCGGGCGGAGTACGTCGTGACGGCCACAGGCATGCAGACGGAGATGGGCAAGATTGCGGATCTGATCGATCAGTCCGAGGATCAGGAGACGCCGCTTCAAAAGCGGCTGGATCAGCTCGGCAAGACGCTCGTCTGGATCTCGCTCGGCATCACGGTGCTCGTGGTGGTGGCGGGCGTGATGCACGGGCACGCGCTGTACGAGATGTTTTTGGCCGGCGTGTCGCTTGCCGTCGCGGCCATTCCGGAGGGTCTGCCGGCCATTGTCACCATCGCCCTCGCGCTCGGCGTGCAGCGGATGATCAAGCGGAACGCCATCGTGCGCCGATTGCCGTCGGTCGAAACGCTGGGATGCGCGACGGTGATTTGCTCCGACAAGACGGGCACGTTGACCCAGAACAAGATGACGGTCACGCAGATCTACGCGGACGGACTGTACGTGGATGTTACGGGTTCCGGCCACCAGTTGCAAGGCGAATTTGTTGCGAACGGCCGCCGGATCGAACCCGGGCGGCGGGCTGCGTTCAAGAGTTTGGTCGAGATCGCAGCCGTGTGCAATCAGGCGCATCTTGAGCCGGGGGCAGACGGCGTGTCCGCGCAGGCCGTCAAGGGAGATCCGACGGAAATCGCGCTTCTCGTCCTGGCGCACAAGGCAGGTTTCGCGAAGCCGGACAGCGTGTACGAGCGCGTCGACGAGCGGCCCTTTGACGCGGACCGGAAGATGATGAGTGTGCTGGTGCGTTCGGACGATGAATGGTTCGCGTTCGTCAAAGGGGCGCCCGACGTGCTTTTGGCGCGCTGTACCCATGTGCTTCTCGGCAACCGCGAAGAGCCCATGGGGCAGTCGCTCTGCAAGCAGATTCTCGCGGCCAACGAACAAATGGCTTCTCGCGCGCTGCGGAACCTCGGTTTCGCGTACCGGCGCTTCCGCTCCGCCGAAGAGGCGCGCCAGGCGGATTGGGAATCGGAGCTGGTGTTCGTGGGGATCTGCGGCATGATCGATCCGCCGCGGGACGAGGCGAAGGCCGCCATCGCCAAGGCCAAGTCGGCCGGCATCCGCACGGTGATGATCACGGGGGACCATCAGGCGACGGCGACAGCCATCGCGAAGCAGCTCGACATCCTGCCGCCGGGCGGGCGCGTGCTGACGGGAGCCGACCTTGAGAGCTTGGACGACAAGCGCCTCTCCAATCTCGTGCGCGACACGTACGTCTACGCGCGCGTGACGCCCGAACACAAGCTTCGCATCGTGCGGGCGCTCCAGGCGAATCACGAGGTCGTCGCCATGACGGGCGACGGCGTGAACGACGCCCCGGCCATCAAACAGGCCGATATCGGCATCGCCATGGGCCAAAGTGGCACGGACGTGGCGAAGGAAGCGTCGAGCCTCATCCTCGCGGACGACAACTATGCGACCATCGTGGCCGCGGTGGAAGAGGGCCGCGCCATCTACGACAACATCAAGAAGTTCATCCGGTACCTCCTCGCGTCGAACGTGGGCGAGATTCTGACGATGTTCTTGGCCATGCTCGCCGGTTGGCCTCTGCCGCTCTCCCCCATCCAGATCCTCTGGGTGAACCTCGTCACCGACGGGCTGCCGGCCATCGCGCTCGGCGTCGATGCGCCGGAGGACGACATCATGAGCCGTCCGCCTCGAAACGTGCACGAGGGCATTTTCGCGAGGGGCATGGCTGTCAAGATCCTGTCCCGCGGCGTGCTCATCGGTCTTGCCACGCTCGCAGTGTTTGCGTGGTCCCTGCGCCAGGGCGCGGAGCTCGCGCACGCGCAGACGATGGCCTACGCGACGCTCACCATGGCCCAACTCATCCTCGTCTTCGACTCGCGGAGCCTCGAGGGCGGCATCTTGCGGCGGAACCCGTTTGAAAACGTCTGGCTTCTCTTGGCGGTGCTGTCCTCCGTCGCGCTGTTCGCCTGCACGATGTACATCCCGCGCATGGCCGAGGTCTTTCACACGACGCCGCTAGGCCCCGACGACTGGGCCATCGTGCTCGTAGCAGCGGCGGTGCCCACGTTCGCGCTCTCCGTGCGCCGCATGGGGCGCAACCGGCTCCACAAACTGCAACAACGGTCCGGTTCCGACGCGGCGGCCTGA
- the priA gene encoding replication restart helicase PriA codes for MTAGTARVAEVVVDGTALFLDKRFDYIVPPGMDVSPGVRVVVPMRDSVRSGIVWAVREVANVGGLRPLARVIDRVPVLTPHQMRMAEWLCDRYAATLPEAVSAILPGAFRVRVRKVIVPSADAPVPDDVKASTLFRFIAESEPEWSEIRARSKADERAARAWAEAGFVREELRVDEAVGEKRRAYLVTRASEVDLRREAERRSRRARRQSELLLHLAEAGEMPWDRRAYPLSSVAPLIEAGLVAVAERRVKRAPASLDAEEPWPELTPYQVAAVRALAEMARQGHGVALLHGVTGSGKTEVYMHLIRGAIEDEGQALVLVPEIALTPQLVQRFERRFGGRVAVLHSGLSLGERREEWTRVLEGEASVVIGARSAVFAPMRKLRLVVIDEEHEPSYKQEDAPHYDAREVAMWRAREAGALVVLGSATPSLASMFRVERGDARLVSLPVRANRRPLPPVDVIDMREELRAGNRSIFSRRLAAELERTVSEGMQAILFLNRRGYAHAALCRACGHSMECPRCDIHLTVHRRADGHVLVCHYCGHEEPLVRRCPACAEDALVPYGLGTEQVEQHLLRTWPAMRVLRMDLDTTRRKGALESIIDRFQRGEADVLVGTQMIAKGLDFPRVRLVGVVAADAMLTLPDYRANERAFQLLTQVAGRAGRAETDGITLIQTYQPGHRAIEAAKSHDYRQFYERERESREFFRYPPFCELAVFLASHSEERLARGAAARFERELARSPSAASLTVLPAGPSGIRRIDNVYRYQVVMKYAAWQDVKEDVVRAYRLVKEKMNRLGGSAVLDVNAQRIG; via the coding sequence ATGACCGCAGGGACCGCGCGCGTCGCGGAGGTCGTGGTCGACGGGACGGCGCTGTTTTTGGACAAGCGGTTCGATTACATCGTTCCGCCGGGGATGGATGTATCGCCCGGCGTGCGCGTGGTGGTGCCGATGCGAGACTCGGTGCGATCCGGCATCGTCTGGGCGGTGCGGGAGGTCGCCAACGTCGGCGGGCTTCGTCCGCTCGCGCGCGTGATCGACCGAGTTCCCGTGCTGACGCCTCATCAGATGCGCATGGCGGAGTGGCTCTGCGACCGATATGCCGCCACGCTTCCGGAGGCCGTGTCGGCCATCCTGCCGGGGGCGTTTCGCGTGCGCGTGCGCAAAGTGATCGTGCCGAGCGCGGATGCGCCCGTCCCGGACGACGTGAAAGCCTCGACACTCTTTCGCTTCATCGCCGAGTCCGAGCCCGAGTGGAGCGAGATTCGGGCGCGATCGAAGGCGGACGAGCGCGCCGCCAGGGCGTGGGCCGAAGCCGGATTCGTTCGCGAAGAGCTCCGGGTGGATGAGGCGGTGGGCGAGAAGCGGCGGGCCTACCTCGTCACCCGCGCGTCGGAGGTGGATCTCAGGCGCGAGGCGGAACGGCGGAGTCGGCGCGCGCGGCGCCAGAGCGAGCTGCTGCTGCACCTCGCCGAAGCGGGCGAGATGCCGTGGGACAGGCGGGCGTATCCGCTCTCTTCCGTGGCGCCGCTCATCGAGGCGGGACTGGTGGCTGTCGCGGAGCGGCGCGTGAAGCGGGCCCCTGCCTCGCTCGACGCGGAGGAGCCCTGGCCAGAGCTCACGCCGTATCAGGTGGCGGCGGTGCGAGCGCTGGCCGAGATGGCCCGACAGGGGCATGGCGTGGCCCTGCTGCACGGCGTGACGGGCAGCGGCAAGACCGAGGTGTACATGCACCTGATTCGCGGGGCCATCGAAGACGAGGGTCAGGCACTCGTTCTGGTGCCCGAGATCGCGCTCACGCCGCAGCTCGTGCAGAGGTTCGAGCGAAGGTTCGGAGGCCGGGTTGCCGTCCTGCACTCGGGATTGTCGCTCGGCGAGCGGCGTGAGGAGTGGACGCGGGTCCTCGAAGGAGAGGCGAGCGTGGTGATTGGGGCGAGATCGGCGGTCTTCGCGCCGATGCGCAAGCTTCGACTGGTCGTCATCGACGAAGAACACGAGCCTTCCTACAAGCAGGAGGACGCGCCGCACTACGACGCGCGCGAAGTGGCGATGTGGCGCGCAAGGGAGGCGGGTGCGCTCGTGGTTCTCGGCTCTGCGACGCCCTCGCTCGCGTCGATGTTTCGGGTGGAGCGAGGCGACGCGAGGCTCGTCTCCCTGCCGGTTCGGGCGAACCGGCGGCCTCTTCCGCCGGTGGACGTGATCGATATGCGCGAGGAGCTGCGCGCGGGAAACCGGTCGATTTTCAGCCGCAGGCTCGCGGCGGAGCTGGAGCGCACGGTGTCGGAGGGGATGCAGGCTATCCTGTTTCTTAATCGACGCGGCTACGCGCACGCGGCGCTGTGCCGGGCTTGCGGGCACAGCATGGAGTGTCCCCGCTGTGACATTCACCTCACGGTCCACCGGCGGGCGGACGGGCACGTCCTTGTGTGCCACTACTGTGGGCACGAGGAGCCGCTCGTGCGGCGCTGTCCTGCTTGCGCCGAGGATGCGCTGGTCCCGTATGGACTCGGAACCGAGCAGGTGGAGCAGCACCTGCTGCGCACGTGGCCCGCGATGCGAGTCCTCCGTATGGACTTGGACACCACGCGGCGGAAGGGGGCGCTCGAGTCTATCATCGATCGGTTCCAGCGGGGCGAAGCGGACGTGCTCGTGGGCACGCAGATGATCGCGAAGGGGCTCGACTTTCCGCGGGTGCGGCTGGTGGGCGTCGTGGCGGCGGATGCGATGCTCACGCTTCCGGACTACCGAGCGAACGAGCGCGCGTTTCAGCTTCTCACGCAGGTGGCCGGGCGGGCCGGGCGAGCCGAAACCGACGGTATCACGCTTATTCAGACGTATCAGCCCGGGCACCGCGCCATCGAAGCGGCGAAATCGCACGATTATCGGCAGTTCTACGAGCGAGAGCGGGAAAGCCGCGAATTCTTTCGCTATCCGCCCTTCTGCGAACTGGCGGTCTTTCTCGCCTCGCATTCGGAGGAGCGGCTGGCGCGCGGCGCCGCGGCGAGGTTCGAGCGAGAACTCGCGCGTTCGCCGTCCGCCGCGTCCTTGACCGTGTTGCCTGCCGGGCCAAGCGGCATTCGGCGGATCGACAACGTGTATCGCTATCAGGTTGTGATGAAGTACGCGGCGTGGCAGGATGTGAAAGAGGACGTCGTGCGCGCGTACCGATTGGTGAAGGAGAAGATGAACCGGCTGGGTGGATCCGCCGTCCTCGACGTCAACGCCCAGCGGATCGGTTGA
- the rpoZ gene encoding DNA-directed RNA polymerase subunit omega has product MIYPSIDRLLERCNSKYALVVLAAKRARKLQNETLNQPGASTTRNVSRALWEIHDGVVRCKNFDGE; this is encoded by the coding sequence TTGATCTATCCGTCCATCGATCGACTGTTGGAGCGGTGCAACAGCAAATACGCGCTCGTCGTGCTCGCGGCGAAGCGCGCCCGCAAACTGCAGAACGAGACCCTGAACCAGCCCGGCGCGTCGACGACGCGGAACGTGAGCCGCGCGCTCTGGGAAATTCACGACGGCGTCGTTCGCTGCAAGAACTTCGACGGCGAGTGA
- a CDS encoding YicC/YloC family endoribonuclease, which yields MGIRSMTGFGRAEGRVGLYDVVVEAKSVNHRFLEVSVRLPRDWSFAEMIVRDRVKARLHRGRLDVAVSLAGTGAEAGEVQVDWALIDALVEADRTLCDKLGIEFDPRAARQWLMFPGAVAVRPAALSEEEAASSLADLVDAALEKLVAMREREGGDLARACEGYLDEVETRLQAIRERAPASVAAYRASLLARVSELGVSVDDARLAQEVALFADRVAIDEELVRLEAHVRAMRGDLGRTEPVGRRLDFLVQEMHREVNTIAAKSQDAEISQHVVEMKALVEKLREQAQNVE from the coding sequence GTGGGCATTCGCAGCATGACAGGTTTTGGCCGGGCAGAAGGGCGCGTCGGGCTGTACGACGTGGTGGTCGAGGCGAAATCCGTGAATCACCGCTTCCTGGAGGTCTCGGTGCGCCTGCCGCGGGACTGGTCGTTCGCTGAGATGATCGTGCGCGATCGCGTCAAGGCTCGCTTGCACCGCGGTCGGCTGGATGTCGCCGTCTCGCTCGCCGGGACTGGCGCGGAAGCGGGGGAGGTTCAAGTCGATTGGGCGCTCATCGACGCGCTCGTCGAGGCGGATCGGACCCTGTGTGACAAGCTTGGGATTGAGTTTGATCCGCGCGCGGCGCGCCAGTGGCTGATGTTCCCGGGTGCCGTCGCGGTGCGCCCTGCGGCTTTATCCGAGGAAGAGGCCGCCTCGTCGCTCGCAGATCTCGTGGACGCCGCGCTTGAGAAACTCGTGGCCATGCGCGAACGCGAAGGGGGCGATCTCGCCCGAGCGTGTGAGGGGTACCTTGACGAAGTGGAAACGCGCCTTCAGGCCATCCGGGAGCGGGCGCCTGCGTCCGTCGCGGCGTACCGCGCGTCACTTCTGGCCAGGGTGTCGGAACTCGGCGTTTCCGTCGACGACGCTCGCCTGGCACAGGAGGTCGCGCTGTTTGCCGATCGCGTCGCGATCGACGAAGAACTGGTGCGGCTCGAGGCCCACGTGCGAGCGATGCGCGGCGATCTCGGCCGAACGGAGCCCGTGGGGCGGCGGCTCGACTTCCTCGTGCAGGAGATGCACCGCGAGGTGAACACCATCGCGGCGAAGTCCCAGGACGCCGAGATCAGCCAACATGTGGTGGAGATGAAGGCCTTGGTCGAGAAACTGCGCGAACAGGCGCAGAACGTCGAATAG
- a CDS encoding Rqc2 family fibronectin-binding protein, producing MDGWTLRRLARELDDALRGARIDRIYQPGERDLVLAVRSAHLGARRLYMSAHQQFARVHFLADERPDNPATPPMFCVLLRKHIEGGRILRVTQPGWDRVLEMEIEALDDLGDRRAYALICEIMGRHSNIVLVEERTDGSRLIIDSAVRVSEEMSRYRAVLPGIPYLPPPPQRKKPVEQCAPEDFLGVEPSAGASRANQMAIVEKLAGTGPVTAREILHRAIARTGSAEPTSIHRAALDLAAAVDEGREPASVGLDDVGRAVECAPFRLTSRARFAECETVSDAIRWLFADTGESLRQSRLARELERTVREHMDRLRGKLVRLEQEWEDAEAEEELRIKAELLTAYAHEVPRGASEVELPNYYDDNRPLRIELDPALDAIANAQRLFRMAAKRKRARQWIEAERENTLRDLRYLEDVLQALADTSLENLEEVRRELQAQGFLARADRRGTGGKRRAAESEPHAFRSSDGFVIRVGRNNVQNDRLTFRRADKRDLWLHVKDAPGSHVVIERGQADEIPERTIEEAAALAAYFSRMRDSANVPVDVTEIRHVWKPNGARPGFALYDHQRTLFVTPERSLVESIMSRTLARRETSDSR from the coding sequence GTGGACGGTTGGACCTTGCGCCGCCTCGCGCGCGAACTCGACGACGCGTTGCGAGGCGCACGGATCGACAGAATTTATCAACCCGGCGAGCGCGATCTCGTCCTCGCCGTCCGCTCGGCCCATTTGGGAGCGCGGCGCCTGTACATGTCCGCCCACCAACAATTTGCGCGCGTCCACTTTCTGGCGGACGAGCGCCCAGACAACCCGGCCACGCCGCCGATGTTCTGCGTCCTCTTGCGCAAACACATTGAGGGGGGGCGCATCCTCCGCGTCACGCAGCCGGGATGGGATCGGGTGCTTGAAATGGAAATTGAAGCGCTGGACGATCTCGGCGACCGGCGCGCGTACGCTCTGATCTGCGAGATCATGGGGCGACACAGCAACATCGTGCTCGTCGAAGAGCGGACCGACGGAAGCCGCCTGATCATCGACAGCGCCGTGCGCGTCTCGGAGGAGATGTCCCGTTACCGAGCCGTGCTGCCGGGAATCCCCTATCTTCCGCCGCCCCCTCAACGCAAGAAGCCCGTGGAACAGTGCGCGCCGGAGGATTTCCTCGGCGTCGAGCCATCCGCCGGCGCCTCCCGCGCCAATCAGATGGCCATCGTGGAGAAGCTCGCCGGTACGGGACCTGTGACGGCTCGCGAGATCCTCCATCGCGCCATCGCGCGAACGGGTTCCGCTGAGCCGACGTCCATTCATCGGGCGGCCCTCGATCTCGCAGCCGCCGTGGATGAAGGGCGGGAGCCCGCTTCCGTCGGCCTCGACGACGTGGGCCGGGCCGTGGAATGCGCCCCGTTTCGGCTCACGTCGCGCGCTCGATTCGCGGAATGCGAAACGGTGAGCGACGCCATCCGCTGGCTGTTCGCCGATACCGGCGAGTCTCTGCGCCAGTCGCGCTTGGCCCGCGAGCTGGAGCGGACCGTGAGAGAACACATGGACCGCCTGCGGGGCAAGCTCGTCCGCCTCGAGCAGGAGTGGGAAGACGCCGAGGCGGAGGAGGAACTGCGGATCAAGGCCGAGCTTCTGACCGCGTACGCGCACGAGGTTCCGCGTGGGGCGTCGGAGGTCGAGCTGCCGAACTACTACGACGACAACCGACCCTTGCGGATCGAACTCGACCCCGCGCTCGACGCCATCGCCAACGCTCAGCGCCTCTTTCGCATGGCGGCGAAACGAAAGCGGGCGCGGCAGTGGATCGAAGCGGAGCGCGAAAACACGCTGCGAGACCTGCGCTACCTGGAAGATGTGTTGCAGGCACTCGCGGATACCTCCCTCGAAAACCTCGAAGAGGTGCGCCGAGAACTCCAAGCGCAGGGGTTCTTGGCGCGGGCCGATCGACGAGGGACAGGCGGCAAGCGGCGCGCCGCAGAGTCGGAGCCGCACGCGTTTCGGTCCAGCGATGGATTCGTCATCCGCGTTGGCCGGAACAACGTGCAGAACGACCGGCTGACGTTCCGCAGGGCCGACAAGCGCGACCTATGGCTCCACGTGAAGGATGCGCCGGGGTCGCACGTCGTGATCGAACGGGGCCAGGCGGACGAGATCCCGGAACGCACCATCGAGGAGGCCGCCGCGCTCGCCGCGTACTTCAGCCGAATGCGCGATTCGGCGAACGTGCCCGTCGACGTGACGGAAATCCGCCACGTGTGGAAGCCGAATGGAGCCCGCCCCGGTTTTGCGCTGTATGACCATCAGAGAACGCTGTTCGTGACGCCGGAGCGATCGCTTGTGGAGAGCATCATGTCCCGAACGCTTGCGAGGCGCGAAACGAGCGATTCCCGTTAA